A stretch of the Macrobrachium nipponense isolate FS-2020 chromosome 23, ASM1510439v2, whole genome shotgun sequence genome encodes the following:
- the LOC135196033 gene encoding uncharacterized protein LOC135196033: protein MSPEDKFVLEEFKNSINMVEGRYEVSLPWKVDKKQLPTNLALSRKRLNSTIHKLKQTNKYLEIYDQIIKEQLSLGFIETVPEEDQNRTNVHYLPHLPVIKDSTTTPICIVFDASARMDKQAPSRMIAYTLAHP from the coding sequence ATGTCACCTGAGGATAAATTTGTActggaagaattcaagaattccaTCAATATGGTTGAAGGACGATATGAGGTATCTCTCCCCTGGAAAGTTGATAAGAAACAACTCCCTACCAACTTAGCACTCTCGAGGAAAAGACTGAACAGTACTATTCACAAGCTGAAACAGACTAATAAGTATCTGGAAATTTATGACCAGATCATCAAAGAACAACTGTCTCTCGGCTTCATTGAAACAGTGCCAGAAGAAGACCAAAACCGGACAAATGTCCATTATTTACCCCATTTACCTGTGATTAAGGATTCAACTACAACGCCcatttgtattgtatttgatgcaAGTGCCCGGATGGACAAGCAGGCCCCTAGCAGAATGATTGCTTATACTCTGGCCCATCCTTGA
- the LOC135196043 gene encoding uncharacterized protein LOC135196043 — MWPEQADVSTCYPPETPEEVLTTVVSEEATCPIEIRRFASLPKLINVTKLNQYFPEELSYLNKNSHKIPARIKCLGLFLDENGLLRCTGRLQNADHLPYSSKFPLLLPPNSPLTGLIVIQAHENVLHAGVQDTICKVREEYWIPRLRQCVKKMKTKCHLCNRLEGPALRRPPPPPLPACRVNSLRPFEVTGVDLTGQILICNPATKELDKVYIVVFTCTSTRACHLEVVKDLTSTAFLNSFRRFTARRSCPRRMISDNATNFKTGSSLIQSLYDDTDVQSTLTRENCKWTFITPRAPHQGGFYERMVGSVKSALKNAIFKKRINSDELNTIVTEIERRINNRPLTYVDATSPDTVDALTPSHLLYGYRLNSLPTTIDRDYLNDPDFELDHKQCNERFKFVSQVIHAFHEQWEKEYLQSLRDRHYFNGDPTQPFPTKIKVGDVVLVHNDTPRCMWKLARVIQLMPSSDGLVRVVKLQTSNGETTRSVDKLYPLEVSKPEDMYTVEAAEKNLGDSKNSEGYQAEERPKRRAATNSKRFLQQLINDEAV; from the exons ATGTGGCCAGAGCAGGCAGATGTATCTACATGCTACCCACCTGAAACACCTGAAGAAGTTTTAACTACAGTTGTCAGTGAAGAAGCTACTTGTCCCATAGAGATCCGTAGGTTCGCTTCCCTTCCTAAACTTATAAATGTCACTAAGCTA AATCAGTATTTCCCAGAGGAGTTGTCATACCTTAACAAGAATTCCCACAAAATTCCAGCCAGAATTAAATGCCTAGGCTTGTTCCTGGATGAGAATGGACTTTTGCGATGCACTGGGAGACTACAAAATGCGGACCACCTTCCATATAGCAGTAAATTTCCTCTGCTTTTACCTCCAAATTCTCCTTTGACTGGACTTATAGTCATtcaagcacatgaaaatgttcttcatgcaGGCGTTCAAGACACAATTTGCAAGGTGAGAGAAGAATACTGGATACCAAGACTGAGACAGTGtgtcaagaagatgaaaacgAAGTGTCACCTATGTAACCGTCTGGAAGGACCTGCATTGCGCAGGCCTCCTCCGCCACCTCTACCGGCTTGCAGAGTGAACAGTCTCCGGCCATTTGAGGTGACCGGGGTAGATTTGACTGGACAAATTCTTATCTGCAATCCAGCCACTAAAGAACTAGACAAGGTTTACATAGTCGTATTCACTTGTACCTCAACACGAGCTTGTCACCTGGAAGTGGTAAAAGACTTAACCAGCACTGCTTTTCTCAATTCCTTCAGGCGATTCACTGCACGAAGATCTTGCCCTCGTCGAATGATTTCTGACAACGCCACTAACTTCAAAACTGGTTCTTCCTTGATTCAGTCCTTGTATGATGACACTGACGTACAGTCCACACTGACTAGGGAAAATTGTAAATGGACATTCATCACACCTAGGGCACCCCATCAAGGAGGCTTCTATGAGAGGATGGTTGGCAGTGTGAAATCAGCACTAAAGAACGCTATATTCAAGAAGAGGATTAATTCTGACGAATTGAATACCATTGTCACTGAGATAGAGCGTCGTATTAACAATAGACCTCTTACATATGTGGATGCTACATCTCCAGATACCGTCGATGCCCTTACCCCTTCTCACCTGTTGTATGGCTACCGGTTAAACTCGTTACCCACTACCATAGACCGGGACTACCTGAATGACCCAGATTTTGAGCTTGACCACAAACAATGTAATGAGAGATTCAAGTTTGTATCTCAGGTAATACATGCATTCCATGAACAGTGGGAGAAGGAATACTTGCAGTCCCTGAGAGATAGACACTATTTCAACGGGGATCCAACCCAACCGTTCCCAACCAAGATTAAAGTAGGAGATGTGGTGTTAGTACATAATGACACCCCTCGTTGCATGTGGAAATTGGCAAGGGTCATTCAGCTGATGCCCAGCTCTGATGGACTGGTCAGAGTTGTGAAACTACAGACCAGCAATGGAGAGACAACTAGGTCAGTTGACAAACTTTACCCGCTGGAGGTCTCTAAGCcagaggatatgtatactgtagaAGCTGCGGAGAAAAATTTAGGAGACAGTAAAAATTCTGAAGGCTATCAAGCAGAAGAGAGACCGAAGAGAAGAGCCGCCACCAACTCGAAGCGATTCTTACAGCAGTTGATTAATGATGAAGCTGTTTAA